Proteins encoded in a region of the Apteryx mantelli isolate bAptMan1 chromosome 34, bAptMan1.hap1, whole genome shotgun sequence genome:
- the LOC136994920 gene encoding zinc finger protein 581-like isoform X2 — translation MKVQRWEPGRGAARSAETSGRPMDPPPPPTAAAAATTEPPGASPAPPERGGSPEAAAAGGGRYLLIDSQGLPYTVLVAEPGGPGALRRVFCCPVCGRSFEYLSYLQRHSITHSEHKPHVCRACGKAFKRTSHLERHKYTHAGRKPHACPLCPRRFRDSGELAHHQRVHTGERPFQCAHCHLRFGERNTLQRHVRRKHLPRAPAP, via the exons ATGAAGGTCCAGagatgggagccggggcgcggagccgcccgcag CGCTGAGACCTCGGGGCGCCCCATGGAtccgccgccgccccccaccgccgccgccgccgccaccacggagccccccggcgcctccccggcgcccccggagcgcggcggcagccccgaggcggcggcggcggggggcggccgctaCCTGCTCATCGACAGCCAGGGGCTGCCCTACACGGTGCTGGTGGCggagccgggcggccccggggcgctgcggcgcgTCTTCTGCTGCCCCGTGTGCGGCCGCTCCTTCGAGTACCTCTCCTACCTGCAGCGCCACAGCATCACGCACTCGGAGCACAAGCCCCACGTGTGCCGGGCCTGCGGCAAGGCCTTCAAGCGCACCTCGCACCTGGAGCGCCACAAGTACACCCACGCCGGGCGCAAGCCCCACGCCTGCCCCCTCTGCCCGCGCCGCTTCCGGGACTCGGGCGAGCTGGCCCACCACCAGCGGGTGCACACGGGCGAGCGCCCCTTCCAGTGCGCCCACTGCCACCTGCGCTTCGGCGAGCGCAACACCCTCCAGCGGCACGTCCGCCGCAAGCACCTGCCCCGGGCCCCCGCGCCCTGA
- the LOC136994920 gene encoding zinc finger protein 581-like isoform X1, translating into MKVQRWEPGRGAARSSAETSGRPMDPPPPPTAAAAATTEPPGASPAPPERGGSPEAAAAGGGRYLLIDSQGLPYTVLVAEPGGPGALRRVFCCPVCGRSFEYLSYLQRHSITHSEHKPHVCRACGKAFKRTSHLERHKYTHAGRKPHACPLCPRRFRDSGELAHHQRVHTGERPFQCAHCHLRFGERNTLQRHVRRKHLPRAPAP; encoded by the exons ATGAAGGTCCAGagatgggagccggggcgcggagccgcccgcag CAGCGCTGAGACCTCGGGGCGCCCCATGGAtccgccgccgccccccaccgccgccgccgccgccaccacggagccccccggcgcctccccggcgcccccggagcgcggcggcagccccgaggcggcggcggcggggggcggccgctaCCTGCTCATCGACAGCCAGGGGCTGCCCTACACGGTGCTGGTGGCggagccgggcggccccggggcgctgcggcgcgTCTTCTGCTGCCCCGTGTGCGGCCGCTCCTTCGAGTACCTCTCCTACCTGCAGCGCCACAGCATCACGCACTCGGAGCACAAGCCCCACGTGTGCCGGGCCTGCGGCAAGGCCTTCAAGCGCACCTCGCACCTGGAGCGCCACAAGTACACCCACGCCGGGCGCAAGCCCCACGCCTGCCCCCTCTGCCCGCGCCGCTTCCGGGACTCGGGCGAGCTGGCCCACCACCAGCGGGTGCACACGGGCGAGCGCCCCTTCCAGTGCGCCCACTGCCACCTGCGCTTCGGCGAGCGCAACACCCTCCAGCGGCACGTCCGCCGCAAGCACCTGCCCCGGGCCCCCGCGCCCTGA